From the genome of Nicotiana tabacum cultivar K326 chromosome 2, ASM71507v2, whole genome shotgun sequence:
TCggccaagaactggtgagaaaaggtacttctgatggtctgacgtagagcagtctactcgggcaacttgggctttttaattttaagcatataaaaggggggtataggtgatgaaagctccgacctgcctcccccatacgtGCTGCCACCGAGCCGTATAGAACGAGCTGCCTTGAGGGCGAACCCCAAGGGCCTGCCTAGATATCTCAAAGGAGTGTCGAAGGCATCCACACGAGTTTGGGAACTCGTGTGGACGGCGCAACGCCTTTGGGCCAGCGTTGGGCACCAAAGTGGCGCTGGAGGCTCGAAGTGTGGAACGGCCAGCCCCGCAGGCTGCCGAATGTTAGAACGAGACCtccgtgccgattggatacttgacgcacctgtcataggggcatcatgtgtcgacttgtgagcatggctttggttcaaccatgcaagcaatggtccgttggcctaaaggtGTAGGTGTGGGCGACACTACACTACTTCGAAATGGAAGCGTGCTGCAagagggctatgtatgggcatggcacgaaagaggcgcatgacaatggccaagggctaaaagttgccttactcgggcgaggcacgagctagtcgcggatgcactaggcgagtgttaagcttgaggattgggctgtgcacgcgggagcgatgctcagtcttgAGCTAAGGACAAAGCATGTCCTAAGCCAACCCCCCAGGGCGCGCATGGATTGGGATCCTAAGATGGAGCGCCACGACATGTCTAGGACCAAGGGCCTAGGCATCTTACGGGCGGCACAAGTTGGGGCGAGCCTACGGGCGAGTCCCACCAACAGGTACAGGATCGTGATTGAGAAATCCTGGGACAGGAATAAGGCTGGCCTGCAGCGAGGGGAACTGCAGGCGTCGCACGGGCGAGCAGGTGCCGCTACCCAATGTAAGAATTTGGGCCCGTGACAGCAGATGCCTCCTAATCACTTATTTTAACACCCTAGTATACAAACAACTGCGGTATTGATCCATATCTGTTTACGGTCCTTGGTAAATAATTAGATTGGCAAATAACTAGTAAGtaataattaaaattaggaataCCTCCCAAATACTGTATCTTCAATATTCACGGTTTCCACGAAATGAAGTTTAGATGCCTGATTTGATACACTGAATTTCTCAAGAATATTGTTGTCCTGTTACAAAGGAAGTCAAAAAATGGAAACAGCAACTGTCAGAATTACTCAATAATTAAAACAGCCTTAATAAAAAGATGTAACAAATGTTTTTTACTTATTGAGTTTGAAAGCCAAGGTGACAAATAATGTGATACAACAAggacagcccggtgcactaagctcctaaTTCTTGAATTACCTTAGAGACGATCATCATCAAAAGCTCAAATCCGAGGTTGATGGCGAGGAGAGGGAAATGTTCATCGGCATCATTCTTCTCCAAAACTTTCTGCAAATATCAGGAAGAAAAATGTAGAAATATCAGAACATATTATAGTTAAATTGGTAAGTTTCTGTTAACTCGGTTTCAGCTTCCTTCAAAAATTCCTCTAATATGACAGATAAGAATTATTTACGAAATAGTAACAAATTTACTTCAGGATAGATTTCGATAAGGTAAATATTTACCTTGAAAATTGCTTTGATAGTCTCAAAATATTTACCCTTCTTGGCCCATCCTCCTGGGAAGATCACGCCATTAACTAGATTAAGTTTCTGCAAATAAACATAGACGTTAGCAACTAACTGCAACTTATGGGAAAATGAACGACCTTTCAAAAACTAGGTTCCAAGTTTTTCTTTTTCAGGCCAACAAATATGTCCAATTTAAGAGGGTCATAACTTTTTTTTGTTGTGCCTCACACAATTAACGCAAGTTGTATGAGGTTTCCTTTTGTTTCACAAATTAATAAACTCAAATCTTACGTTTTTGGGTTCACAAACATTTTGAAAACGTTTTAAATTTTTGCTATTTCacaacaaaataatttaaggaaTATCAAAGTGGCTCTTAACCGAATCTAATAAAAACTAGAGATTAGAAAAGTACATATATGATAGTTGATACACAaatctaaataataaataatgcaACCAAAATTTATAAAAGATAATGTAAAGTCATATATATTAATGAAAATAGTAAAGTCAAcaattttaaaaattgaattaACTTTTCTTATCCTCAATTCATTTAACTCGATTTTGCGCGACTCCACCATATTGTTAAGGAGGactttcgtcccatttttcaaaTTTGAGCGGAAGTTGATTCTTTCCCAACCAGATATCGGGACACTGATGTTAATTTGAAGCTCACCTTAAAGCTAACCAGATAATCAATTGGAGGGGAATAATTAACACGTCACACTTATATTAGCAAGTTTTCTTTATCACACCGCTTCATGTGAAGGttaataaaaggagaaaaatgcGTCAGTAATGAAGGTTGAATAATCATTTAATTTACCGTGAATATATTTAGAAGGGGAAGAGGAATTTATTTAGTTTGAAATTCGTAAGCTGAGATACTTCCCCTTTACTAGCATGTCACATGAAATACACTACTTAATTAAGTTTTACGTGACGTCTTTTACAACAATagcaacccagtataattccactaaTAAGGTCtgaagagggtagtgtgtacgcagaccttaccactACTAAAGCAACCACTATTGTCGACCTGATGTCCTTTTTGAGTTTCTTAATAATTTTCCAACTACTACATCAATATCTTCTTCTACATGCTACTTATACATTAACAGGTCAAGGTAATAGTTTAAACTCGCGTCTAATAGCATAGTATCATATAAAATGTGACCATAAAGAGTAGTAaccaatttcttttaaaaacagtAGAATAGTAACCACTTGAACTAAAAGAATGCGATGCAAAAGCCTTAAAATAGGAGTTCAAAAATAGCGGGTAAAATAGGTGACTAAACTTGATTGAGAACTTGAGGAGAATCCTCAAACAAAAGTGGAATGACCCTAGCACCAGCCGACTCGACAAACTTCACATACGAAGCAGCAATGTAGGAAACGCTCGTGGAATTAACTATTCGACCCGAGGCTCCGTCACCGGGATGGCTAACAATCCCGATCACTGGCCGGTAATTAAGTCTAGGGTCCGGCACAGGGCAGCCGGCGGGGACAGACAGCTCCGACGACGACTCAATGGCGGTAGCTACTACTGCCACGAAAAGAGATATAGTGAGAACGCAAATGAGAAAGTAGTTCGACATTTTTTGTGAAGATGACGAGATTCTAGAGTACACTGTTGAGTTTATATAGGAAGAGATTAACCACTATGCTCTAATTGTGTTGAGAATTTTTATATTATCAGATTACTTAAAATTTTGTACATAACTTATAAAAATAGATCAATAATCTATTCTGTAATTATCACTCTATTTTTTAACTATCGGTACGTATATTATTGTCACAGGCAGAGACGAAGTTAGCTTATTAGGTgcaggtatgggtgtacataggttgggttggttcggatttttcaattatcaaaccaaattaatggtgtcggatttttaaatttataaaccaaaccaaaccaacaaaatcagatttttcaatcttggtttttctcgggtttttcggattttttcagattttttccggtaaagtcttcatatcataaaaatatgtaagttgtgctccaaatatttcttaaatcctagtaaaatataattatataatgtgttttccaaaaaactaacacaataatatgagataagtcatagcattatacaaaaatattcaataacaaagataaaataataaaattacataaaataaatattgctaattaataagccataatgaaaattaacataatctaaaaatactatataggtcatgctaaaataagtatagctaataagtactaatattaattacataactaagcacaaaaaaaaaaagataaactaagttacgcattttcattataaaccaatatcaaactaaaataattatccaacactttcgtcattcctagtattgaattgaatttcttttgttagcattaatattTTGAACTTtgttgagttactacatttattggctataaaatttatttatcattcaagaatgttaagtctaaacttgaaataatacgttaaaagataaaactgtgaaaaaggtttaagaaaaatttataaattatattacaataaatatttatatgtataaaatatttttaaaaattatataaatgtactatcggATTAATTTAGTTtcggtttgatttttttttagttaaaaccaaaccaaaccaattatggtcggattttattttcaataccaaaccaatcaaaccaaaccatatcGGGATTTTttttcggtttgactcggattatcggtttggtgcggtttatcGATTTTTTTTGTACACCCCTAGGTGCAGGTGCGACCGAACCCAGTCACTTTTATTTAAACAATATATTTAATTAGAATATATATCTATCtctactatattaaaagcacgaaggcccttagcgaaatgtcgttcgcccttatttttttaaaatagatgTTACACTAGACAAAACAGtcatttataatttttctaatatttaggactttaattaTTTCTCTATTATTTAGGACTTCAAACTTAAtataattttatgtattaaatttttccttatttgatataTAATCATATTTGTAAAAGATGATATATAACCATACTTGTGAAAGAAGTCCACCTTTGTAGGGTTAAAATCtttaaacaaaaatgcaaatttaACATAGTTACTGTACAAgttttttgggttttgaacatcTTGGTAGATTTAGGAATAGTTTTTGTTAATAAAATTATCAGTATAATTCTAAACTTTTCAAGACATATAAGATATGTGTATTCtcaataaatattaaataatagaaGAAATTAAAATCTGAAGTCTAGacaaatttctttatttctcccgtttagtgggttttcaccaaaaaaaaacattaaatagatgaaaaaaaaacaaaaaaaaacgaaaattataaagaggaaactaaaagaaacaaaaaagaactaAAAGGCGGATTAAAGAAGgggataattaaaaaatattgcaATTCACATTAGGGTAGTGTCGAACACTTTGTAccccttttaggtttaggagtctttttttaataataaaggTGAAAGGTTCGAataaatttagcattttcataaaataatattgGTAAAGAATATTTAATTATTGGTAAACTATCAGACACAAATTTTGTAATAACTAACATAAAATATACATGCAACGCACATACTCAAGTGCTCATGTAAAGTTAAATGCGCATTACACTGTTcaatcaaatgatatttctatGATGTAATGACCCGtacggtcgttttgagctctagtgcgacgttcggcggtttgaggccttgggtagctttacctcaggtattatgacttgtacgtgtggtcagaattgaatttcggaaagtttggagttgatttggaaagaaaattctattttcggaagctttaagttgaaagaatcgaCTAAGGTTTGACTCTTGAGTAACTACTTCAGAATCAGggtttgaaggttccaataggttcgtatgatgatttcggacttgggcgtatgttcgggttgagtatagGGTGGTCCGAAAatatttcagcgcttattgtggaagttgacattttgaagattttaagaatttcttaagtttgaattgaagtggactttggtgttatcgaagtccgtttgggattctgagccttggaataggttcgtattgtgatttatgagtcgtgcgcaaagtttggcgtcattccgaaatgttttgatattattcggacgcgttcgtcgaagttaaacagtttgaaagtttaaagaaagatttcgatcgtcgattcacaattttgatattttttggtgtgatttgaggcctcgagtaggtccgtgttatgtcaTAGAACTTATTGGTAAGTTCGGATAGGGTCCCGGGGGGTCTCGGGTATGTTTCGTATGAGTCGCGGATCACTTTGGAGCTTGGTTGTATTGTTGAAGGGCTGGGTACTGATGCAATCACACCTGCGGAAAAAGGGCCGCATATACGACTCCCCAGAAGTGGccaggcaagcgcagaagcggatttgctgggggaaggctgggaccgcagatgcggtcgaatttccgtagaagcggaaccgcacctgcggatggggcatcgcagaagcgaccatgGGACCGTAGATGCGAGGAAGCGCTGGGCAGACTTGATTTTatacgggatttggcccattttctttcattctctcttggcttgggcaatttttggagagcttgaaggggagattttcatcaaccattgcaaggtaagtaatttccaAATAAGTTTAgtgaaatacatggattatatgtggatttaaacatggaaattagcagaaattgtgagattttgaaagaaacctagaaatttggtatttttggattttgaccatgaaattggatatggaacttggaataaattatatatctgagttcgtggtgttatggataAAGTTTAGCTTCGAAATATTTTaaaatccgggcacatgggcctaggggttgactttattgacttttagaGCGGAGTTTAGGATTGTTAtgaattgttaaattgtaagcattggagtatattttgattgatttacacgttgtttgactagtttcgggatgtttggctttgagttgaggtgttagagaggtgttggagccggttatgaaacttcggagcgagataagtctcttgtctaaccctctgagggggaaactacccccttggtgatgtaattgctatgtgatactagttgtgggtgctacgtacgcacgaggtgacgagagaacgtacgtagctaaaacatgtttatgtccgggtagacttaggaccttatcatgtaataattgaattatttgaactcatccCGTTGGCTAAATTAtttgaacttataattgaaattgatataGAAATAAACATATGTATACTAGtccgagccttatcaccttgagttgttggctagttatttgataaacggtaaagattatattcactttgtgctcgTGTACTATATTGTAAGTAagtgtctcgtaattcgataacttccttcctttcttgtgagTGGAccaacgcctcggcagtataatagatacatctatggttcgtgccactcaaccctcggcagtgtacacattattctggatcgggttgAAAGACCTCGGCATAACCATGCGTCATATTGCTGGTAGTACGAACATGcacgagattatccttccactTATGCCCAATATTTTACATGGTACTTCTTATCCGTTTGTTACTAGTACTTGATATATCTGAACTgatgaggtagaatacaagattgagaaatttgtactttaaaagaaatatttggaaaattaggtaacttacagatttaccccattatGGATGTGTGCTTCACATCTgcttattgttttattatatttctttgttggacctctagtaagtgtcgatgtcgatctctcgtcactacttctcctgGGTTTGGCTAGttatttactgggtacacgttaatttacgtactcatgctgcacttttgTACTAAATATGCAGGATTTGACaagttcatttggtgatcatatGGGCGCGTGGGCGcatctgttgaggagacttttATGTGAGTTGCATttcaggctacgcatcgcagtccataGAGTCTCCATCATACTATTTATTGTAATCGAGTTTTGGGATATACTAGTTGATGCTGCAATTCTGTATATTATCATTgcctttcatttttcttataaaCAACAAATTTTGTAAGTTCTCGAGGATTTACAAGTAtaaatttccttccttatttaaaattcatgatttcgaaagtaatgaaaatgagtaATCAAATTGATCAATCACTGTTGGCTTCCCTGACaacggcgttaggcgccatcacgacctatagtagattttgggtcgtgacaacttggtatcagagcgttaggttcacttgggtctcacaagtcatgagcaagtctagtaaagtcttgcgaattggtatggagacgtttgtactttgAGAGGCTACGGGGCtgtaggagcacttcccttcttgattcctcatcgtgcgattttgattcctttgaggcttatgcctttatttccttcctactcaatcttatgcgacgtggagtgcttgttatcaattgggcattgaGGAGTTGTAAATGGTACCACAAATATGGTGCAAGATATTTTCCCTATGTGTTCAAGTGGGTTATTAGCGTCGTCTTGTGGAAGGGGGTTGTCGTTTCATGCCATGTATCAGTAttgcctatggttttgaggctacgCACAGATTGCTATGATATTCATGCATTGTTATCGCGCAGttttggtgtaatggtagggtgttTGTCTATGTGTCGAGGCACTGAATGACTCGAAaagaggatttctcagtgcatgatttagggTTTCGGCATTTAAATCCAGCGGAGAAAAGCCAATCGGtatatggatgttcaggctttggttgatgaagtagcgagacttgatatttttgagtgtggtggaattctcattagtgaagtggtgtcgtcgtccttgtttgaacgcattaaagttcgccggtgttatggtcttcttcaattttccttcggggcagggtgttgtgaagtGGTGCctaagaagcggttgtcagagatagcgaagtgtagcggtttcagaattgaattggtgtttctaatgttgatggctcgagaacgATTATCTTCTATGAGGTTTGGAGTTGGTAGTGATTTATCAGTTCAGGTTCTACAGGTATGGATTTtatttgaggcaacatttgggCAGCGAAGTACGAGGAAGGACACGGCGGGAGGTGTCTCACGGTGGTTGAATtattagcaggtcaagtatgaaaagcagaggtcAAGAAGTTGTTtaaggagatgatttaaccgaatTGAGAGTAGcggagtagcatatggattctgtggtaggatagccacatgcattgagaaaagtttagagcgATTCGGGAATCGTGGTAGGAAGCGACTAGGTGTACGGATTTTATTTGAGATGGAAGCTACTGCACTGAGGGAGATTGAGTATGGCAAggaggagtttgcttgaaatgaataggggtgtgaaaacttgattacTGTTTTTGGATGCaacgtgacttcgagtttggaacgTATTGtcagactttcagttgatgtcaatggggaaggaacatacttgtacaactggtggacgagcatgggctcaggagggtttactgaaTGTGTGGTAGTTATACCCAGTGCATcatcattggaagatgtcggcatggatcGGAATTCCACAGacgggttatctcctgtgagcaggttagcggttgcgtgatgttgatgaagcttctacgaataATTCTACTTGCTAcccagtaagaggtcgaatatgtgatggtggctgatgattcagaatgttcatgaaaagcctAACAAAATATTTCGAGAAATTTTACGGGTTaaaggtgcgagatcatggtaattgagaatgaggaatctttgtgggttctagaTTAATGTAATTGTAGCTTAAAGTTAAGTGAgggagcccaccgtctacgattggagtGCATGGCTGTCTGCTTGTGCAGTTTCTGGTTATCGATgcattggtgggttattatgactaagaaaataacatcatgggtaattcgagcaaagaacttgatgaatgtgttcTAAACTtagccttatcgattcatgtgtaGTTTTGGAAAGACTCAGAGTTtgtgcttcttgtggatgtgatgtgcaAGGGAAATaattcagccggttgcttctttgagagggtgatcatgtgctagcagagcgttGGGATTTGGGACCAggttagagtgggtgactctcaacaatggtcctagtgagTTCAAGGATTAAAGTGTaatgcctaaggatttcgggtccgttgtgtggttaaAGATCGagtttttgcagtggattatgaacgggacttggagtgttctatgttgtCATCGGGTATGCAGTTTagtattggaggaaaggaagaaatagcttcggattAGCGGAAAGTCTTGCAGGATGGGTGTACTAGTTGGAGATACTATTgtgcgcataaggagggtataAGATAGTTCATGAGTATTGAgatgatgtggtctcgtgatgcgggtcactcaggatgagtgcgtaTTTAGTTCGTTatgtttttgaatggagctaCTATTATTTATAAGGCAAGtcgagagtaaattggaagaagttgggtcggaTAGTAATGGTTGAATTAGCATAATTGTGGTAATGATCAGTTTCTTCAgcgtgtgaagttatacatgtggtttgtggttgtacgtgcgggcttgacagccaccacaacttgattgattaggaggtatttgattcgaatggccttgttgtgtaaatggattccggaagagtcatggtggtttagatcacgacttgaggtttgtattttgtgcggtttgggaattcaattgtgtgttgcattggttcttctgaaatgagctaagtgaaaggtttctagccaatgaagtattTATTCTACTAGTAATTTAGGGGTTATGATAAATTCTTATACTCTCGCGTAGCGGCATAATAGGTAAAGTGAGAGGCATGGGAATTGAAAGtggaggatcaaggttgcggttcggtgttgacaggaatgtcacgagctcggatgagcagggaaaaattcagatgttcagagtaagttggcattttctttagtgACACCTGAGAatggtgtcctgtgtaagaggctttgtgtactgattatagattcttgatttgctttacaacattagtacTGTTGGTGGTATAGAGGTGCAGACCTTGCTACccggtgcggaaggtcgtgggagcgtatcccacggggGAATCTATATAaatgtgacatgttagtcaattgattattaaagattgaaaccaagtatggaaattttggtactatcgttaatgCGAGAGTTTATGCTTGGACGACGCTCTATTCCTTTGGATATGAACGGTGGGAGTTTGTTCTGGATTGGGACGGctgctcgtgtgtgtcatgaattGGCCCATTGCGGATCCTTGAAAGGTCGTTGCACAGTATGTTATGATCATAATCGGCGTGAGGTCCGTTAGTGGGTCCAATGTGAATGTGTGCACTACGTCAGGTTGGATGTGTTCATTCGGCATGTCATTGCTTACAGAGGAGTCTTTGGGCGTTGGATGTTATTCTCGTCGTCaactattccatgtaatactctattgtgccaggtgggttgtgagacgactGGATTACTCGCACGTGTATTGTGATTCCgcgtagcttgtggtgttatatgagcattatggctctcgagatgcaagtTATTTATGACaacttagttgtgcttgagttttgtagcatatggcgctatccgtctccccagggttgtattttgttttgcatttggcgtgcttgtggttgatattcgaGTATTTCGTAGGTACAagcattttggcttgatgggcacttccttatttattgttatgtgtggattgggtggcacgccaccacgggtatgttgtttggatcgggttgcacgccgcaacggtatcatatttggatcgggttgcatgcagCAACGGTACCATGTgtagatcaggttgcacgccgcaacaataagatgttgagtacggttccctatatctattattgtgtattttgtttctcattctctgagaagggttcatagcatctattcgaccgttttattcgttacgtGGGGTGGGTAGTTTCTTTTCCAGAGTTTGTTcctccttatgtgtcatattcaagtTGCGGATTGTCGGCACATTGATGATGTCATATGAGGTCTTGGTCAGTGTttaaggtggcttattgcctgagcagcttgtactgggtgagacaaaattattggacctgaaataaGTGCAattagatttatataaggtatattaaagagcaaatatcgttattcagttcagaatgaggtaatggttcctgTCAGGatgagagactccatgatttgttgattcggaaggtggttatgagtttctacacatctcttttgTCGTGGTAGTATTGTGAGGATTGAAACCGagattatatgtgttatgaggtatactacgggcGTCAGGTTAGTGACTTTGCAACTGTTGCGCTTGGGAGAGGTTGCCTTGGGTAAATGAGTGAATGCGGTGCGTTGTGTGATGTCAGCATAAGTGCATGATCATGTGTGGGTTCAGCGTGTGGAGATTGaatggtgttcgtatgttagaatcaggtcttgtagagaaattcggaggttggaatttggttctaaggcttattgactaaataaaagggaggatcttcagtctggcttgagctaatgtgctcaactgggttgtggtggtacaggtaggtgcacaaggtgttgaacAATGATTTTGgggcaactccggagcagttcttagaacgttcgaggacgaacgtatgtttaagtagggtaTAATGTATGGACCCGACCTATCGTtctgagctctagcgcgtcgttcagtgatttgaggccttgagtagcttcacctcaagtattatgacttgtatttggaattgaattttgggaagttcggagttgatttggaaagaaaattctaatttcggaagctttaagttggaagaattaactaaggtttgactcttgagtaaacgacctcagaatcagggtTTGAACATTCCAATAGGTTTAcgtgatgatttcggacttgggcatatgttcgggt
Proteins encoded in this window:
- the LOC107779391 gene encoding gamma-glutamyl hydrolase 1-like — encoded protein: MSNYFLICVLTISLFVAVVATAIESSSELSVPAGCPVPDPRLNYRPVIGIVSHPGDGASGRIVNSTSVSYIAASYVKFVESAGARVIPLLFEDSPQVLNQKLNLVNGVIFPGGWAKKGKYFETIKAIFKKVLEKNDADEHFPLLAINLGFELLMMIVSKDNNILEKFSVSNQASKLHFVETVNIEDTVFGRFPPTLLKKLSKECLVLQRNKYGLSPEKFQANDDLSSFFIMLTTSTDTRNKVFVSTLQAENYPITALQWHPEKSAFEWGSSAIPHSEDAVQVTQLVANYFVSEARKSSNKPDAQKVLDNLIYNYSPTYSGNAGKGYDEVYIFNGPALSSL